A part of Blastopirellula marina genomic DNA contains:
- a CDS encoding alpha/beta hydrolase, protein MLNTTFRLALLVALSFVPSLALAQSATPGSSLKKDILYRSEEGLDDYAKKQCRLDVHYPNTKGFATVVWFHGGGLTGGDKAIPQYMRDQGYAVVSANYRHNPQVNAPVYIEDAAAAVAWTFENIESFGGDPEKIFVSGHSAGGYLTSMVTLDKRWLAAHKIDADRIAGAIPHSGHTITHFTVRKERGIDRLKVVVDDLAPLNHVRKDAPPLLLTTGDRNMEMTGRYEENAYLWRMFKEAGHPDCKLRELEGFNHGNMVQPAALLMKTFVEAHSSGK, encoded by the coding sequence ATGCTGAACACCACCTTTCGCTTGGCTTTGCTGGTTGCTCTCTCCTTCGTTCCCTCGCTGGCGTTGGCACAGAGCGCGACGCCCGGCTCGAGTCTGAAGAAGGATATTCTGTACCGCAGCGAAGAAGGTTTAGATGACTACGCGAAAAAGCAGTGCCGGCTCGATGTGCACTATCCGAATACGAAGGGTTTCGCCACGGTCGTTTGGTTTCACGGGGGTGGTTTGACCGGCGGAGACAAGGCGATTCCGCAGTACATGCGGGATCAAGGATATGCAGTCGTCTCGGCTAACTATCGCCACAATCCTCAGGTAAATGCTCCGGTCTATATTGAAGACGCTGCCGCCGCAGTCGCTTGGACATTCGAGAACATCGAATCTTTTGGTGGTGATCCTGAGAAGATCTTCGTCAGCGGGCACTCGGCGGGTGGTTATTTAACAAGCATGGTCACCCTCGACAAACGTTGGTTAGCCGCCCACAAGATTGATGCGGATCGAATTGCCGGTGCGATTCCACATAGCGGACATACCATTACCCACTTCACAGTGCGAAAAGAGCGTGGTATCGATCGCCTGAAAGTCGTGGTCGACGACCTGGCACCCCTCAATCACGTTCGCAAAGACGCGCCGCCCCTTCTCTTGACCACCGGCGATCGCAATATGGAAATGACCGGTCGCTACGAAGAGAACGCCTACCTGTGGCGGATGTTCAAAGAAGCGGGGCATCCTGATTGCAAGCTTCGCGAATTGGAAGGCTTTAATCATGGCAACATGGTGCAACCTGCTGCCCTGCTCATGAAGACGTTTGTCGAAGCTCATTCCTCTGGCAAATAG
- a CDS encoding YHYH protein, with translation MLAQFVPRMRQHLVNQARALSLIPANQKAPGKNQISIEVVGDQRVIRANGIPDHLTGAFPNRGNPNPIAAQQYVFRIPAEPKMAEQITPLRMQDFGIGVNGVPFDPGAAEWYQGNPRGGWQYEALSGAVVLGIDANHAHVQPTGAYHYHGLPTDLLKSLGVKQGQHSPIVGWAADGFPIYALYGFQDANKAESPIVELKSSYRLKKGRRPGGEGNPGGSYDGTFLADYEFVKGAGDLDECNGRFAVTPDFPEGSYAYYLTNQWPVIPRNYRGTPSSDFERGPRSGGGPGRRLPPRGFGPPPPRR, from the coding sequence ATGCTGGCGCAATTTGTTCCGAGGATGCGTCAACATTTAGTCAACCAGGCGCGAGCTTTAAGCTTGATTCCCGCCAATCAAAAGGCACCTGGTAAGAATCAAATATCGATCGAAGTCGTTGGCGATCAGCGGGTTATTCGCGCGAACGGCATTCCCGATCATCTGACTGGTGCGTTTCCCAACCGAGGAAATCCCAATCCGATCGCCGCACAGCAGTATGTCTTCCGGATTCCTGCCGAGCCGAAGATGGCCGAGCAGATCACGCCGCTACGAATGCAGGACTTCGGTATTGGCGTGAATGGAGTTCCTTTTGATCCAGGTGCGGCCGAATGGTATCAAGGTAATCCCCGTGGCGGCTGGCAGTACGAGGCCCTCTCCGGTGCCGTCGTGCTCGGAATCGATGCGAATCATGCCCATGTCCAGCCAACAGGTGCCTACCATTACCACGGACTGCCGACCGACCTGTTGAAAAGCTTGGGCGTCAAACAGGGACAGCATTCGCCAATCGTCGGCTGGGCTGCCGATGGTTTTCCGATTTATGCGCTATACGGTTTTCAAGACGCGAACAAAGCAGAGAGTCCCATTGTCGAACTCAAGTCTTCCTATCGCTTGAAAAAAGGAAGACGTCCCGGTGGCGAAGGGAATCCCGGAGGGAGCTACGACGGAACCTTTCTGGCAGATTACGAATTTGTCAAAGGTGCAGGCGATCTAGATGAATGCAACGGTCGTTTTGCTGTGACGCCTGATTTTCCTGAGGGCTCCTATGCGTATTACCTAACCAACCAATGGCCGGTAATTCCTCGGAACTACCGAGGAACGCCTTCTAGCGATTTTGAACGTGGCCCAAGGTCTGGTGGCGGTCCGGGCCGCCGACTGCCCCCGCGCGGCTTCGGACCACCACCGCCTCGACGTTGA
- a CDS encoding neutral zinc metallopeptidase, with the protein MRWRGRRGSENIEDRRSARGPVMMGGGGLIGIILVVVVILMGGDPRALLRMLVNQQQAGGGGGAPAQVDEKSDERAQFVSVVLADTEDVWAQQFQQLGKQYRDPKLVMFRDRVQSACGFQQAATGPFYCPLDQRVYIDLSFFDEMERGLGAGGDFAQAYVIAHEVGHHVQNLLGQSDEVHNMQQRVGEEEANRLSVRLELQADFYAGVWAHHAERNWDVLEEGDVEEALNAATAIGDDRLQKQSRGYVVPESFTHGTSKQRAKWFFLGLKTGDMSRGDTFNIPYDQL; encoded by the coding sequence ATGCGTTGGCGAGGGCGGCGAGGTAGCGAGAATATCGAAGATCGACGGTCGGCTCGAGGCCCCGTCATGATGGGTGGTGGTGGACTGATCGGGATCATCCTGGTCGTTGTCGTGATTCTGATGGGTGGCGACCCGCGCGCACTTTTGCGGATGCTGGTCAATCAGCAGCAAGCAGGTGGCGGCGGTGGTGCCCCCGCTCAGGTCGACGAGAAGAGTGACGAGCGTGCCCAATTTGTCTCGGTGGTGTTAGCCGATACCGAAGACGTTTGGGCTCAGCAGTTTCAGCAACTCGGCAAACAGTATCGCGATCCGAAACTGGTTATGTTTCGCGATCGAGTTCAATCGGCATGTGGTTTTCAGCAAGCAGCAACGGGGCCGTTCTATTGCCCACTCGATCAACGGGTTTATATCGACTTAAGTTTCTTTGACGAGATGGAACGAGGGTTGGGTGCCGGTGGCGACTTCGCCCAAGCATACGTGATTGCTCACGAGGTCGGGCATCACGTGCAGAACTTGCTCGGGCAAAGTGACGAAGTTCACAACATGCAGCAGCGGGTTGGCGAGGAAGAGGCGAATCGCCTGTCGGTACGGCTGGAACTTCAAGCCGACTTCTATGCTGGCGTCTGGGCTCATCACGCCGAGCGGAATTGGGATGTTTTGGAAGAAGGGGACGTTGAAGAAGCGCTCAACGCGGCGACCGCGATTGGTGACGATCGCTTGCAGAAACAATCACGCGGGTACGTCGTGCCCGAATCGTTCACGCATGGTACCTCGAAGCAGCGAGCCAAATGGTTCTTTCTCGGTCTGAAGACGGGCGATATGAGCCGGGGGGATACGTTTAACATCCCGTACGATCAACTGTAG
- a CDS encoding phytanoyl-CoA dioxygenase family protein, giving the protein MNPHETLAVDGYLMLPNVFDSTAIESLAERLMDDLVAHPGPAVLQSRDRIYGSRNLLAASPWLAELAAHPGLYRVLRQTLGENVGLVRGLFFDKPPDRTWSLPWHRDRTIAVKDNSQPTFTFKNPTCKAGIAHFEAPESLLNEMLTLRIHLDAMTAENGPLAVIPGSHLLDSSQEAAPLVLSANAGDVLAMRPLLSHSSSMSKEGTTAHRRIVHLEFAAEKNLPDGVQWNDFLPLPVNR; this is encoded by the coding sequence ATGAACCCACACGAAACGCTCGCCGTAGATGGTTACCTAATGTTGCCGAATGTCTTCGATTCGACCGCGATCGAGTCGTTAGCTGAGCGACTCATGGATGACCTGGTTGCCCATCCGGGACCCGCTGTCCTGCAAAGTCGCGATCGTATTTACGGATCACGCAATTTATTGGCTGCCAGTCCATGGCTCGCCGAGTTGGCAGCACACCCAGGCTTGTACCGTGTTTTGCGACAAACGCTGGGCGAGAACGTTGGCCTGGTGCGTGGGCTCTTTTTTGACAAGCCGCCTGATCGAACTTGGTCACTTCCTTGGCATCGTGATCGAACCATTGCGGTAAAAGATAACTCCCAACCGACGTTTACCTTTAAGAATCCCACATGCAAAGCGGGGATTGCGCACTTTGAGGCCCCAGAATCTTTGCTGAATGAGATGCTAACCCTGAGGATTCATCTCGACGCGATGACTGCCGAAAACGGTCCATTGGCGGTCATCCCTGGTTCGCATTTATTGGATTCAAGCCAAGAAGCGGCTCCTCTGGTACTCAGTGCGAACGCCGGGGACGTGTTGGCGATGCGCCCCCTGCTCTCTCACTCAAGTAGCATGTCAAAGGAAGGAACGACCGCCCATCGGCGAATCGTCCATCTCGAATTCGCGGCAGAAAAGAACTTGCCCGATGGCGTGCAGTGGAATGACTTCCTTCCTTTGCCAGTCAATCGGTGA
- a CDS encoding alpha/beta hydrolase, whose protein sequence is MSLTIVTRLLAVLLLFQLLPLAQAAGPRITKDLEFANVDGHRLRLDLYQPETGKGPLVVWIHGGGWQGGSKKSCPIQWLTEHGYSVASISYRLTDKATFPAQIHDCKGAIRWLRANAEKYGYATDKIAVAGSSAGGHLAALVGTSGDVKQLEGTVGGNLDQSSRVDCVVDYFGATDFVLRSKTQPSRANKEGSVVYKLLGGGADQKVELAKLASAAFHVTQDDPPFLVLHGDKDNTVLLDQSQRIEKVYREAGLPLELIIIPGAGHGGSVFYSEKYRQPVEAFLKKHLQRPA, encoded by the coding sequence ATGTCTCTTACAATCGTCACACGTTTGCTCGCGGTGTTGTTGTTGTTTCAGTTGTTGCCTCTCGCTCAAGCCGCGGGACCACGGATCACCAAGGATCTCGAATTCGCCAATGTTGACGGCCATCGTCTAAGGCTCGACCTCTATCAGCCTGAGACTGGCAAGGGCCCGCTAGTGGTTTGGATTCATGGCGGCGGATGGCAAGGTGGCAGCAAAAAATCGTGTCCCATCCAGTGGCTTACCGAGCATGGTTACAGTGTGGCCAGCATTTCGTATCGTTTGACCGACAAAGCGACCTTTCCTGCTCAGATCCACGATTGTAAAGGAGCGATTCGCTGGCTGCGTGCGAATGCGGAGAAATATGGTTACGCTACCGACAAAATCGCCGTGGCTGGCTCAAGCGCCGGCGGTCATTTAGCTGCACTTGTGGGAACTAGTGGCGATGTTAAGCAACTCGAAGGAACGGTCGGGGGGAATCTCGATCAATCGTCACGCGTCGACTGCGTGGTCGATTACTTCGGCGCGACCGATTTCGTTTTACGTTCCAAGACTCAGCCCAGCCGAGCGAATAAAGAGGGGTCCGTCGTCTACAAGCTACTTGGAGGTGGAGCCGATCAAAAGGTCGAGCTCGCGAAACTTGCCTCGGCGGCTTTTCACGTCACGCAGGACGATCCGCCGTTTCTGGTCTTGCATGGCGATAAGGACAACACCGTATTACTGGACCAGTCACAGCGTATCGAAAAGGTTTATCGTGAAGCAGGCCTACCACTCGAGTTGATCATCATCCCAGGAGCAGGCCATGGCGGCAGTGTTTTCTATTCAGAGAAATACCGGCAACCCGTCGAGGCGTTCCTGAAGAAACATCTCCAACGTCCCGCGTAA
- a CDS encoding sialate O-acetylesterase produces the protein MIRFFLPLLVVSLTLSVAFQASAQDLELASPFGDHMVLQRDLPLNVWGWSKPNAKVEVAVAKQTVTATADNQGGWKLTLKPLPAGGPLMLTASSEGQTIELQDVLVGEVWICSGQSNMQMGYGGIPEIKELAEKAKRLPIRCLSVQQDVAFAPQARCKAHWIVGPGSSAVATAFAYDLQQTLNVPVAVIETSWGSSSIEGWMPRSLAKDMPHFQQKLQELDTKDHDRVAKLIADRDAGKRWIREDNIYLRTRPNLLYNAMLFPLAPFTVRGMVWYQGEANTGSIASMQQYGDTLTTWTKHLRSMWTDDFQMLAVMLPRYGRVAGSSPTKDVTSPAAHSWAWFRESQAKLLTLPGTGIANTIDLGDEKDIHPKDKRPIGRRLALIAEDLLKPGSVEASGPTFSGLKIDGDHAIVAFDHAQDLTTTDGKTPTGFWIAGKDLQWKPATAEIDGNRIRLSSAEVSRPTAVRYAFAAFPDVNLTNGQGLPAVPFRTDDAQP, from the coding sequence ATGATTCGCTTTTTTCTTCCGTTATTGGTTGTCAGCCTGACGCTTTCGGTGGCGTTTCAGGCCTCAGCTCAAGACCTTGAACTGGCTTCCCCGTTCGGTGATCACATGGTGCTCCAACGCGATCTGCCCTTGAATGTGTGGGGATGGAGTAAGCCGAATGCGAAGGTCGAAGTCGCCGTGGCAAAGCAAACCGTGACGGCGACCGCGGACAATCAAGGAGGATGGAAGCTAACTTTAAAGCCGCTGCCTGCTGGCGGACCACTTATGTTAACCGCGAGCAGTGAAGGACAGACGATCGAACTGCAAGATGTGCTCGTCGGCGAAGTCTGGATTTGCTCTGGCCAGTCGAATATGCAAATGGGCTATGGAGGCATTCCTGAAATCAAAGAGCTGGCCGAGAAGGCGAAGAGGCTTCCGATTCGCTGTTTGAGCGTGCAGCAAGATGTGGCCTTCGCGCCGCAAGCTCGCTGTAAGGCGCATTGGATCGTCGGACCTGGCTCCAGCGCCGTCGCAACCGCTTTTGCTTATGACTTACAGCAAACCCTGAATGTTCCGGTGGCAGTGATTGAGACCTCTTGGGGAAGCTCTTCCATTGAAGGGTGGATGCCACGCAGCTTAGCGAAGGATATGCCTCATTTTCAACAGAAACTGCAGGAGCTCGATACCAAGGATCACGACCGAGTTGCCAAGCTGATCGCAGATCGCGATGCCGGGAAGCGATGGATCCGGGAAGATAATATCTACCTAAGGACTCGGCCCAATCTTCTTTATAACGCCATGCTTTTTCCGTTGGCTCCGTTTACGGTTCGTGGCATGGTGTGGTATCAGGGTGAAGCGAACACCGGTTCGATCGCTTCCATGCAACAATATGGAGACACGCTGACCACTTGGACCAAGCATTTGCGTTCAATGTGGACCGACGACTTTCAAATGTTAGCCGTCATGCTACCACGGTACGGTCGCGTGGCGGGATCGTCCCCAACCAAAGATGTCACCTCTCCGGCAGCACATAGTTGGGCGTGGTTTCGAGAATCGCAAGCCAAGCTGTTAACCTTACCTGGCACGGGCATCGCCAACACGATCGACCTGGGGGATGAAAAAGATATTCATCCCAAAGACAAACGCCCGATTGGCAGGCGTCTGGCCTTGATTGCGGAAGACCTGTTGAAGCCAGGTTCCGTCGAGGCGTCCGGCCCAACGTTTTCCGGCCTGAAAATCGATGGCGATCATGCCATCGTCGCGTTTGACCATGCACAAGACCTGACGACGACCGACGGCAAGACTCCCACAGGTTTCTGGATCGCCGGCAAGGATCTGCAATGGAAACCTGCTACAGCCGAGATTGATGGGAATCGCATACGACTAAGTAGCGCCGAGGTGTCTCGCCCGACTGCCGTTCGCTATGCGTTCGCTGCCTTTCCCGATGTTAATCTGACCAACGGCCAAGGCTTGCCAGCGGTTCCTTTCCGAACCGATGATGCTCAGCCCTAA
- a CDS encoding sulfatase family protein, with product MTRTFALAALAWLTLFSVSLKAAEPTQPNILILYADDLGYGDLSCYNPQGKIPTPNLDRLASQGMRFTDGHCSSGICTPSRYALLTGRHHWRDFHGIVGAMGPSVFKPERLTMPEMLQEKGYSTACIGKWHLGWDWEAIRTKKGIGPDCFDWSKSIPDGPLAHGFDHYFGDTVINFPPYAWIEDAKMAQIPDTLKDEKTWKRIKEGNWECRPGPMVTGWDPYAVLPTLTEKGVAYLESRKDAKEPFFLYFAFPCPHAPIIPNDEFDGKSGAGPFGDFVVETDAMVGKLLAALDKSGQADNTIVVFTADNGPEHYAYARDEKFGHWSAEPFRGLKRDIYEGGHHVPFIIRWPGVTKPGKVSDALVSQIDLMATFAANLDVKLPQDAAEDSHNLLPHLLGETEDVRQTHVHNTFANEYAIRDGDWLLIDAKTGYRSRGFKPWEARHDYSGDDAQPVELYNLAKDIGQRKNVAAEHPEKVKQMQDLLAKIQKQGHSAPRLEK from the coding sequence ATGACTCGCACGTTCGCGTTGGCCGCTCTGGCCTGGCTGACCTTGTTTTCTGTTTCGTTGAAGGCCGCAGAGCCAACGCAGCCCAACATCTTGATCCTGTATGCCGATGACCTCGGTTACGGCGATCTCTCGTGTTACAACCCGCAAGGGAAGATCCCCACGCCCAATCTCGATCGATTGGCTTCCCAGGGAATGCGATTCACGGATGGTCACTGTTCGTCTGGCATTTGCACGCCAAGTCGCTACGCACTGCTAACCGGGCGACACCACTGGCGTGACTTTCATGGCATCGTCGGGGCAATGGGACCTTCCGTATTCAAGCCAGAACGTCTCACGATGCCGGAGATGCTACAAGAAAAAGGTTACTCGACGGCATGTATCGGCAAATGGCACCTAGGCTGGGACTGGGAAGCGATTCGAACCAAGAAGGGGATCGGCCCCGATTGCTTCGATTGGTCAAAATCGATTCCCGATGGTCCGCTCGCCCATGGGTTCGATCATTACTTCGGCGATACGGTCATCAACTTTCCCCCGTATGCCTGGATTGAAGACGCCAAGATGGCCCAAATCCCAGATACGCTGAAAGATGAAAAAACATGGAAGCGGATTAAGGAAGGAAACTGGGAGTGCCGCCCCGGACCAATGGTTACGGGTTGGGATCCATATGCGGTGCTACCGACTTTGACCGAGAAAGGGGTTGCGTATCTCGAGTCGCGTAAAGATGCAAAGGAACCATTCTTCCTTTACTTCGCGTTTCCTTGCCCGCATGCCCCGATCATTCCCAATGACGAATTCGACGGCAAAAGCGGTGCTGGTCCGTTCGGTGACTTCGTGGTCGAAACGGACGCCATGGTCGGTAAGCTGCTCGCCGCATTGGACAAATCGGGCCAAGCCGACAACACGATTGTTGTCTTCACCGCCGACAATGGACCGGAGCACTACGCCTATGCCCGAGATGAAAAATTCGGGCATTGGTCAGCGGAACCGTTCCGCGGCCTCAAACGAGATATCTATGAAGGGGGGCACCATGTTCCCTTCATTATCCGTTGGCCCGGCGTGACGAAACCGGGCAAGGTCAGCGACGCCTTGGTTTCGCAAATCGACTTAATGGCGACCTTCGCTGCCAATTTGGACGTAAAACTACCGCAAGACGCAGCCGAAGATTCGCACAATCTGTTACCTCACCTTCTTGGCGAAACGGAGGATGTTCGTCAGACACATGTTCACAACACGTTCGCAAACGAATATGCCATTCGCGATGGCGACTGGCTTTTGATCGATGCGAAAACGGGTTATCGATCGCGTGGCTTCAAACCGTGGGAAGCCCGACATGACTATTCTGGCGATGACGCTCAGCCGGTCGAGCTGTACAACTTGGCGAAAGATATCGGCCAGCGTAAGAATGTTGCCGCCGAGCATCCCGAGAAAGTGAAGCAGATGCAAGACCTGCTCGCCAAGATTCAGAAACAAGGCCATTCGGCACCTCGTTTGGAAAAGTAA
- a CDS encoding substrate-binding domain-containing protein yields MSDKITIGIHAASWTDYSRRVLQGLLNYMEEYPAIQVRDFRYSSNDPNLVGNPPWTGKVDGAIVSAGRNPGILSWLKRGKVPVVIAGGDLIDSGLVSVYTDVHSVGYLAAKHLTEAGYENVAFVGYQKSDGSKRRRDGLATELAKEGIQLKALALKEIPLDSIDNSEIPTEETLDKVKKLLEKSPKPLAVVALNDRIGELIVQCAHDLNLNIPDEVGVLGVGDTEQARMSDPPLSSLQTPAIEIGYRCASLLHAMILGQAPKETVFEIPAQTVMARRSTIGWKRAAVTDIDRAQDYIYKHACEGIRLKDVATAVRIPIRTLEIEFKKQTGRSMGEVIREVRLERVKHLLETTNLSTQRIAAMVGYSHYSYLNKLLRDELNVTPSQYRKQQRLANGGK; encoded by the coding sequence ATGTCCGACAAGATCACGATTGGCATTCACGCCGCTTCCTGGACCGATTACTCCCGCCGCGTTCTGCAGGGATTGCTGAACTATATGGAGGAGTATCCGGCGATCCAAGTCCGTGATTTCCGCTACTCGAGTAACGACCCCAATCTGGTTGGGAATCCCCCTTGGACTGGCAAGGTAGATGGCGCGATCGTCTCGGCGGGACGAAACCCGGGAATTCTGTCCTGGTTGAAACGGGGTAAGGTGCCTGTCGTCATTGCTGGGGGCGACTTGATCGACTCGGGGTTGGTGTCGGTTTATACCGACGTACACTCAGTTGGTTACTTGGCCGCCAAACATTTGACCGAGGCAGGATACGAAAACGTCGCGTTTGTCGGCTATCAAAAGTCAGACGGCTCGAAACGGCGCCGCGACGGGTTGGCAACCGAGTTGGCCAAGGAAGGTATCCAATTGAAGGCGTTGGCACTCAAAGAGATTCCGCTCGATTCGATCGACAACTCTGAGATTCCGACCGAAGAAACGCTCGACAAAGTTAAGAAGCTGTTAGAGAAGTCTCCCAAGCCGCTGGCCGTCGTCGCGCTCAACGATCGGATTGGCGAACTGATCGTCCAATGTGCCCATGATTTGAATCTCAATATTCCAGATGAAGTCGGTGTGCTCGGGGTCGGAGACACCGAACAGGCACGCATGTCCGATCCGCCGCTATCGAGTCTGCAAACGCCGGCCATCGAAATCGGCTACCGCTGCGCATCGCTGCTGCACGCGATGATTTTGGGACAGGCTCCTAAGGAGACCGTTTTCGAGATCCCCGCTCAAACGGTGATGGCTCGGCGCTCAACGATTGGTTGGAAGCGGGCCGCCGTAACCGATATCGACCGGGCTCAAGATTACATCTATAAGCACGCCTGCGAAGGGATTCGGCTGAAGGATGTGGCCACGGCCGTACGGATTCCGATTCGAACCCTTGAAATCGAATTCAAGAAGCAAACCGGACGCTCGATGGGCGAAGTAATCCGTGAAGTTCGCTTGGAACGAGTGAAGCATCTGCTGGAAACGACCAATCTCTCAACGCAGCGAATCGCGGCCATGGTCGGCTACAGCCACTATTCTTATCTCAACAAGCTGCTGCGTGATGAATTGAACGTCACCCCCAGCCAGTATCGCAAGCAGCAGCGTCTCGCGAACGGTGGCAAGTAA
- a CDS encoding sulfatase family protein has product MYRFDLSLVCLILISFFATSLSASELPNIVYILCDDLGYGDVQCLNAEHGKIKTPSADRLATEGMVFTDAHSGSSVCTPTRYGLLTGRYSWRTKLQQGVVTGFAPCLIAADRPTVASFLRDQGYQTAIIGKWHLDFQYCDPQTGEPYRAKDFKSPPVGTKIPDGPIHRGFDYYHGFHHARDMQTVIENDTVVAHDPPINMLPRLTEKAVEYIDTHAQDEKPFFLYVPLGSPHTPILPTAEWQGKSGLGDYADFVMQTDNTLGEISDALDRNHLTDNTLVIFTSDNGCSKAAGIKQLAQQGHFVSGDLRGSKADIWDGGHRVPFIVRWPGKVQPGSHSSQLICHVDLLATVAQIVGKAMPAGSGEDSVSFLPALSGDPIVSSRAGVIHHSVSGHFAYRQGPWKLALAKASGGWTSPTEKQAASDAPKAQLYHMTDDLGETSNQYLTQPEIAASLLKQLKEDIRRGRSTDGPAAKNDTTKIKLWKSEK; this is encoded by the coding sequence ATGTATCGTTTCGACTTGTCGCTGGTCTGCCTGATTCTAATCAGCTTTTTCGCGACCTCCCTATCGGCGTCCGAACTGCCAAACATCGTTTACATTTTGTGCGATGACCTTGGCTATGGTGACGTTCAATGCTTGAACGCAGAGCACGGTAAGATCAAAACGCCCAGTGCGGATCGCCTGGCGACCGAGGGTATGGTATTCACCGATGCTCATTCTGGCTCTTCGGTTTGCACGCCAACCCGCTACGGTCTGCTTACCGGTCGCTATAGTTGGCGAACGAAACTTCAACAGGGAGTCGTTACTGGATTCGCCCCTTGCTTGATTGCGGCCGATCGACCGACCGTGGCTAGTTTTTTACGCGATCAGGGATACCAAACGGCGATTATCGGGAAGTGGCATCTCGACTTTCAGTACTGCGACCCACAGACGGGTGAGCCTTACCGAGCGAAAGACTTCAAATCACCACCCGTGGGAACGAAAATCCCAGATGGCCCGATCCACCGAGGTTTCGATTACTACCACGGCTTCCACCATGCTCGCGACATGCAAACGGTGATCGAGAACGACACGGTCGTCGCGCACGATCCGCCGATCAACATGCTTCCTCGACTAACCGAAAAAGCGGTCGAGTACATTGACACCCATGCCCAGGATGAAAAACCTTTCTTCCTGTACGTTCCCCTTGGCTCGCCCCACACGCCGATCCTGCCGACGGCCGAGTGGCAAGGAAAGAGTGGTCTGGGCGACTACGCCGATTTCGTAATGCAAACCGATAACACGTTGGGAGAAATCTCCGATGCCTTGGACCGCAACCACCTGACCGACAACACGCTGGTTATCTTCACCAGTGACAATGGCTGCAGTAAAGCAGCGGGTATCAAACAGTTGGCCCAACAAGGGCACTTCGTTAGCGGCGACTTGCGCGGATCGAAGGCAGATATCTGGGATGGTGGGCATCGCGTGCCGTTCATCGTTCGTTGGCCAGGGAAGGTTCAGCCAGGCTCTCACAGCAGCCAACTCATCTGCCATGTTGATCTCTTGGCCACCGTCGCCCAAATCGTTGGTAAGGCTATGCCAGCAGGAAGCGGCGAAGATAGCGTCAGCTTTCTCCCTGCACTATCAGGTGATCCGATTGTTTCCTCACGAGCAGGCGTGATACATCATTCGGTGAGTGGGCACTTCGCCTACCGTCAGGGACCGTGGAAACTCGCCCTAGCGAAAGCTTCCGGTGGCTGGACCTCTCCGACGGAAAAGCAGGCGGCCAGCGACGCTCCTAAGGCCCAGCTATACCACATGACCGATGACTTAGGTGAAACGTCGAATCAATATCTCACCCAACCTGAGATCGCCGCGAGCTTATTGAAACAACTGAAGGAAGATATTCGCCGCGGCCGAAGCACCGATGGTCCCGCCGCAAAAAACGACACTACGAAGATCAAACTTTGGAAGAGTGAAAAGTAA